The following proteins are co-located in the Clostridiales bacterium genome:
- a CDS encoding NAD(P)H-dependent oxidoreductase: MIKIGIIIGSTRPGRAGEAVGKWVFEQSKKRADAEFELVDLLDYNLPLLEEPYPAAMQQYTKDHTKKWAAKIAEFDGFVFVTPEYNHATSGALKNALDYLYIEWTNKAAGFVSYGAIGGARAVESLRPIMSQLKIADVVDQVMLSLFTDFKDGAFAPDPRHEKSLDGLFSQVIAWSTALKTLR, translated from the coding sequence ATGATCAAAATTGGAATTATTATTGGGAGCACCCGTCCTGGTCGTGCTGGAGAAGCGGTAGGAAAATGGGTATTTGAGCAATCAAAGAAAAGAGCAGATGCAGAGTTTGAGCTGGTTGATCTGCTTGATTATAATCTGCCGCTCCTTGAGGAGCCTTATCCTGCGGCAATGCAGCAGTATACCAAAGATCATACCAAGAAATGGGCGGCAAAGATTGCTGAATTCGACGGTTTTGTATTTGTGACACCGGAATACAACCACGCTACTTCAGGTGCCCTGAAAAATGCCCTTGATTACCTATATATTGAATGGACCAACAAGGCTGCTGGTTTTGTCAGCTACGGCGCCATCGGCGGTGCAAGAGCGGTCGAATCTCTCCGTCCGATCATGTCCCAGCTGAAAATCGCTGATGTCGTAGATCAAGTAATGCTCTCTCTGTTCACCGATTTCAAAGATGGTGCTTTTGCACCGGATCCGCGTCATGAAAAGTCGCTGGATGGCCTTTTCTCGCAGGTCATAGCATGGAGCACCGCACTGAAAACACTTCGATAA
- a CDS encoding PadR family transcriptional regulator, whose amino-acid sequence MIPLYILGLLLRFGPQHGYQIRKLILDQLSDFTQIKLPTIYYHLERMEADGYLMASREKPGSRPEKTVYTVTEKGIQEFKNLLDQLLEFEYRPLFASDGAFFFSDHLDTEKLTSSLRAYEVRLNHSIETIHQHKLETLQFLPDEMNTSARIIFNHHQLHYDAELQWVRETLRLIEEH is encoded by the coding sequence ATGATACCTCTTTACATTCTGGGGCTGCTGCTTCGATTCGGACCACAGCACGGATATCAGATTAGAAAATTGATTTTGGATCAGTTGTCGGATTTTACACAAATCAAGCTCCCCACCATTTACTATCACCTGGAAAGAATGGAGGCAGACGGCTATCTGATGGCTTCCAGAGAAAAGCCGGGAAGCCGGCCGGAAAAGACCGTTTATACGGTGACTGAGAAAGGCATTCAGGAATTCAAAAACCTTTTAGATCAACTGCTTGAATTTGAATATCGACCTTTGTTTGCCTCAGATGGGGCATTCTTCTTCTCGGATCATCTGGATACCGAAAAGCTCACCTCTAGCCTCCGTGCCTACGAAGTGAGACTCAATCACTCCATCGAAACCATCCATCAACACAAACTTGAAACGCTGCAGTTTCTACCGGATGAAATGAATACTTCCGCAAGGATCATCTTCAACCATCACCAGCTTCATTATGACGCGGAACTTCAATGGGTAAGGGAAACTCTGCGACTCATTGAGGAGCACTGA
- a CDS encoding DUF1385 domain-containing protein: MDFNKIFIKNANPTKVGGQAVLEGIMMKGEDRTAVVVRKPDGKLHIKTELLKKPGGWKKIPILRGVFIFIDSLVTGTRTLLYSAEVLEACEGVETEKDKLTLWMEKRFGETNAFNAMLYLSVVLAILFTVGIFIIAPTAVVSVFKYLTVNEVALNLIEGVFRIALFVLYILLISKMKDIQTVFQFHGAEHKCIHCYENGLELTPENCKDFLTLHPRCGTSFLMFVMVISLLLFSLLGWPNLIWRIASRLLLVPVIAGLSYELLRWAGRSDSPVVKILSVPGLLLQKLTTKEPGLAQLEVAVAAMKAVLVPVNTPVYEGECDLNGQLMTKH, translated from the coding sequence ATGGATTTCAACAAAATATTTATTAAAAACGCAAACCCCACGAAAGTAGGCGGTCAAGCTGTTCTGGAAGGGATCATGATGAAGGGGGAGGACCGTACCGCTGTTGTCGTCCGAAAACCTGACGGAAAGCTCCATATCAAAACAGAACTGCTGAAAAAGCCGGGAGGCTGGAAAAAGATACCGATTCTTCGAGGCGTATTCATTTTCATAGACTCTCTTGTCACAGGCACCCGAACGCTGCTGTACTCGGCAGAAGTGCTCGAGGCATGTGAAGGCGTCGAGACAGAAAAAGACAAGCTTACGCTCTGGATGGAAAAAAGATTTGGCGAAACGAACGCGTTCAATGCAATGCTTTATTTATCTGTCGTTTTAGCCATACTATTTACAGTAGGAATCTTTATTATTGCACCTACAGCGGTGGTCAGTGTATTCAAATATCTCACCGTTAACGAGGTGGCCTTAAATCTCATAGAAGGCGTATTTAGAATTGCACTGTTTGTTCTCTATATTCTTCTGATTTCAAAAATGAAGGATATCCAGACGGTATTTCAATTTCATGGAGCGGAGCATAAATGCATTCACTGTTATGAAAATGGGCTGGAGCTGACACCGGAAAACTGCAAGGATTTTCTGACGCTGCATCCAAGATGCGGAACCAGCTTCCTGATGTTTGTAATGGTGATCAGCCTGCTGTTGTTCTCACTGCTGGGCTGGCCCAATCTAATTTGGAGAATTGCATCGCGCCTGCTTTTGGTTCCTGTAATTGCTGGACTCTCCTATGAATTGCTGAGATGGGCAGGACGGAGCGACTCCCCGGTGGTAAAGATCCTCAGCGTACCTGGACTATTACTTCAGAAACTGACGACGAAGGAGCCGGGGCTTGCGCAGCTTGAGGTTGCCGTCGCCGCCATGAAGGCGGTTCTGGTTCCGGTGAATACACCGGTGTATGAGGGTGAATGCGATCTAAATGGACAGTTAATGACAAAACATTAA
- the prfA gene encoding peptide chain release factor 1 produces the protein MYDKLDFIQEKYEELSLKVSDPEVINDQTVWQKHIKDMSEMEPIVNKYKEYKKTVDELKNTKEMLGEGGMDEELRELAKMELSELEERQEVLSNELQVLLLPKDPNDEKNVILEVRAGTGGEEAGLFGSDLLRMYMRYAERRGWKIEVMDINDTGIGGIKEAVILIKGRGAYSRLKYESGVHRVQRVPETESSGRIHTSAATVAVLPEIDDVEVDLNPNDVRVDVYRASGNGGQCVNTTDSAVRLTHIPTGLVVTCQDEKSQIKNKEKAFKVLRARLYDAKLQEQNKEISEARKSQVGSGDRSERIRTYNFPQGRVSDHRIGLTLYKLDYFLDGDLDEIIDGLITSDQAEKMKNF, from the coding sequence ATGTACGATAAATTGGATTTCATCCAGGAAAAGTACGAGGAGCTCTCCCTTAAGGTGTCCGATCCTGAGGTTATCAACGACCAGACTGTATGGCAGAAGCACATCAAGGACATGTCCGAAATGGAGCCCATCGTAAATAAATACAAAGAATATAAGAAGACAGTTGATGAACTGAAAAACACCAAGGAAATGCTCGGCGAAGGCGGCATGGATGAGGAGCTTCGTGAACTGGCAAAGATGGAATTATCCGAGCTGGAAGAGAGGCAAGAAGTCTTAAGCAATGAGCTTCAAGTGCTTTTGCTTCCCAAAGACCCAAATGATGAAAAGAACGTAATTCTTGAAGTACGTGCAGGAACCGGCGGAGAAGAAGCCGGACTTTTCGGCAGCGACCTTTTGAGAATGTACATGAGATATGCAGAACGACGCGGCTGGAAAATTGAGGTAATGGACATCAATGACACCGGCATCGGAGGAATTAAGGAAGCCGTTATTCTGATTAAAGGGAGAGGGGCTTATTCCAGACTGAAGTATGAAAGCGGTGTTCACAGAGTGCAGCGCGTACCGGAAACAGAATCCAGCGGAAGAATTCATACCTCTGCAGCTACCGTAGCAGTATTGCCGGAAATCGACGACGTTGAAGTGGATCTCAATCCAAATGATGTAAGAGTTGATGTTTACCGTGCGTCCGGAAACGGCGGTCAGTGCGTAAATACCACAGACTCTGCAGTGCGGCTGACTCATATTCCAACGGGTCTTGTTGTCACATGCCAGGATGAAAAGTCCCAGATTAAGAATAAAGAAAAAGCATTCAAGGTATTAAGAGCCAGATTATATGACGCGAAGCTTCAGGAACAGAACAAGGAAATTTCCGAAGCAAGAAAGAGCCAGGTTGGCTCCGGTGATAGAAGTGAGCGTATCAGAACCTACAATTTCCCCCAGGGCCGTGTATCAGATCATAGAATCGGGCTAACACTATATAAACTCGATTACTTCCTGGACGGAGACCTGGATGAAATTATCGACGGGTTGATTACGTCCGATCAGGCGGAGAAAATGAAGAATTTCTAA
- a CDS encoding threonylcarbamoyl-AMP synthase codes for METKVFDVRDLNKQNLEQSIIYDEAEANEKVEAALEKIDEAAGILAGGGLVAFPTETVYGLGANALDGDAVAKIYEAKGRPSDNPLIVHIARASNIGELTPALTPKIIRLVDNFWPGPLTIVLPKKQNIPDITTGGLDTVAIRMPDDPVALEMIKKAGCPVAAPSANISGRPSPTKGEHVVNDLDGKIDAILIGSDCRVGIESTVLDLTGEVPTILRPGIITAENIEAAIGGKVEMDPALYVNRPRDVSDGENNDFIPKAPGMKYTHYAPKAEMTVIEGQIDRVKNEIQRLKGLNERLGLKVGVILFEEKAFIEAAHEFFAKLRDLDDEGVDLILAGALSEQDGVGFAVMNRMLKSAGYNIAKV; via the coding sequence ATGGAAACAAAAGTATTTGATGTAAGAGATTTGAATAAACAGAATCTTGAGCAGAGCATTATCTATGATGAAGCGGAAGCCAATGAGAAGGTGGAAGCTGCGCTGGAGAAGATCGATGAGGCAGCCGGTATTCTTGCCGGTGGCGGACTTGTCGCGTTTCCTACGGAAACGGTTTACGGTCTGGGAGCCAACGCGCTGGATGGGGATGCTGTCGCTAAAATTTATGAAGCTAAGGGACGACCGAGCGATAATCCGCTGATCGTGCATATTGCCAGAGCCAGCAACATCGGGGAATTGACTCCAGCTTTAACACCGAAAATCATTCGGCTTGTAGATAATTTCTGGCCTGGTCCGCTGACCATTGTTTTGCCCAAGAAGCAGAATATTCCTGACATAACCACAGGGGGGCTGGATACTGTAGCGATACGGATGCCCGACGATCCTGTTGCGCTTGAAATGATCAAAAAAGCAGGCTGTCCAGTTGCGGCTCCAAGTGCCAATATTTCGGGAAGACCTAGCCCCACAAAAGGCGAACATGTGGTTAATGATTTGGACGGCAAGATTGATGCGATTCTTATTGGCAGTGATTGCAGAGTGGGAATTGAGTCTACCGTTTTGGATCTGACCGGAGAGGTCCCGACCATATTGAGACCGGGGATTATAACTGCTGAGAATATAGAGGCTGCTATTGGCGGTAAAGTGGAAATGGATCCTGCTCTCTACGTGAACAGACCTAGGGATGTTTCTGATGGAGAGAACAATGACTTCATTCCGAAAGCACCTGGTATGAAATACACGCACTATGCTCCCAAGGCTGAGATGACCGTAATAGAAGGACAGATTGACAGGGTAAAAAATGAAATTCAGCGGCTGAAGGGCCTGAATGAACGGCTAGGACTGAAGGTCGGTGTGATTCTCTTTGAGGAGAAGGCTTTTATCGAGGCAGCCCACGAATTCTTTGCAAAACTCAGGGATCTTGATGATGAGGGCGTAGACTTAATTTTAGCAGGTGCGTTAAGTGAGCAGGACGGGGTTGGCTTTGCAGTGATGAACAGAATGCTGAAATCGGCAGGTTACAACATCGCTAAGGTGTAA
- the rpmE gene encoding 50S ribosomal protein L31, with the protein MKEGIHPNYKECTVTCACGNTFVTKSMKDELRLDVCSACHPFFTGQQKFINRGGRVEKFKKKFNIE; encoded by the coding sequence ATGAAGGAAGGAATCCATCCAAACTATAAGGAATGTACGGTTACATGTGCATGTGGAAACACATTTGTTACTAAATCGATGAAGGATGAACTTAGATTAGATGTATGCTCTGCTTGCCATCCGTTCTTTACGGGTCAGCAAAAGTTTATCAATCGCGGTGGTCGTGTAGAGAAGTTCAAGAAAAAGTTCAATATCGAATAA
- the prmC gene encoding peptide chain release factor N(5)-glutamine methyltransferase: MSLIIKELLRIGETALDKAGCLDPKIDAELIMMFLLTLNKQQLFIKSPSLLDEKSCEAYFKLIDIRAGGMPVQYITGEQEFMGISFKVNENVLIPRQDTETLVEEIIKIAKEKAGQKKAPRGGWQILDLCCGSGAIGVSLSKYIRDAKVTASDVSAKAISVAKENAAAAGVSKQIKFMESDLFGAFRKGLGGMKFHIIASNPPYIRRDIIPTLQREVAEHEPLLALDGGEDGLKFYRRILAEAPDYLRPQGLLFLEIGHDQGEAVSSLADDMERFEAIDIIKDLAGHDRVVTCKLKEPAKGQRRTK; the protein is encoded by the coding sequence ATGAGCCTAATTATCAAAGAACTATTACGAATTGGAGAGACTGCCCTGGATAAGGCAGGCTGCCTTGATCCGAAAATTGACGCAGAGCTGATTATGATGTTTCTGCTTACGTTGAACAAGCAACAGCTTTTTATTAAATCACCTTCGCTTCTCGATGAAAAATCCTGTGAGGCATATTTTAAACTGATTGACATTCGGGCAGGAGGTATGCCTGTTCAGTATATTACCGGAGAGCAGGAATTTATGGGGATTTCCTTTAAGGTCAATGAGAACGTATTGATCCCCAGACAGGATACAGAAACCCTTGTAGAGGAAATCATCAAAATCGCAAAAGAGAAGGCTGGGCAGAAAAAAGCGCCCAGGGGAGGCTGGCAAATTCTTGACCTGTGCTGCGGCAGCGGAGCCATTGGAGTCAGTCTAAGCAAGTATATCAGAGACGCCAAGGTCACAGCTTCCGATGTGAGTGCTAAAGCCATTTCTGTGGCTAAAGAAAACGCAGCGGCTGCAGGAGTGAGCAAACAGATCAAATTTATGGAGAGTGATCTCTTTGGAGCCTTCCGAAAAGGCTTGGGAGGAATGAAGTTCCACATCATTGCATCCAACCCGCCCTATATCCGAAGGGATATCATACCAACCCTTCAAAGAGAAGTGGCAGAGCATGAACCGCTGCTGGCGCTTGACGGTGGAGAGGACGGGCTGAAATTTTACCGAAGGATTCTTGCCGAGGCACCGGACTATCTGAGACCCCAAGGGCTGCTGTTTCTGGAAATCGGCCATGATCAAGGAGAAGCGGTTTCTTCCCTTGCCGATGACATGGAACGCTTTGAAGCCATTGATATTATAAAGGATCTTGCCGGACACGACCGGGTGGTAACCTGCAAGCTGAAGGAACCTGCAAAAGGTCAGCGACGGACAAAATAG
- a CDS encoding transcription termination factor Rho, with protein sequence MDIEILQSKKIAELREIAKTIGLEHAEKMRKAELVQAISGQQEEKGQSDSAAQESADTVKPEAAANTVKPEVTANTEASAEPAGTEKTVKPRGRAPKSGKEATLTKAPAVFAQEPETAQSQPAAAAPMKGQREASRRKSAFSAPAPSAATPTPAAESSQNQANQAARPTPAPAPSPNQVTQANRAATPTQAAVHSPNQATQAAPTTTQPTPTATQTAPSPNYAAAQTQAQAAAPSTTQASSAAPSQAAAATPTQHHSSASSSAPSEEPAKKQQEQREDRPEVEGILEIAEGGFGFLRFHNFLTSDKDVYVSPSQIRRFNLKTGDKLKGITRRPNEGEKFGALLYVNTVNGDEPGVAIRRPDFDDLTPIFPNQRITLESGATELSMRLIDLVAPIGKGQRGLIVAPPKAGKTVLLKKVANSIEKIYPDIEMIVLLVDERPEEVTDMQRSIGGEVIYSTFDELPQNHVKVAEMVLARAQRLVEHGKDVVILLDSITRLARAYNLVIPPTGRTLSGGLDPGALHKPKKFFGAARKMEEGGSITILATALIETGSRMDDMIFEEFKGTGNMELHLDRKLSEKRIFPAINLNKSGTRREDLLMSQEELEAVWTMRRAMSNIGTQEVTENIIDQLAHTKNNADFIRIIKKTKLEA encoded by the coding sequence ATGGATATAGAGATATTACAAAGCAAAAAGATTGCCGAACTGCGTGAAATCGCAAAAACCATCGGGCTTGAGCATGCTGAAAAGATGAGAAAAGCAGAATTGGTTCAGGCTATTAGCGGGCAGCAGGAGGAAAAGGGTCAATCGGATAGTGCTGCGCAGGAAAGCGCTGATACCGTCAAACCAGAAGCGGCTGCCAATACCGTCAAACCAGAAGTGACTGCCAATACCGAGGCCTCTGCAGAGCCAGCAGGAACGGAAAAAACAGTGAAACCGAGGGGCAGGGCACCGAAATCTGGAAAAGAGGCAACGCTGACAAAGGCACCGGCAGTATTTGCACAGGAGCCGGAGACTGCACAATCTCAGCCAGCTGCTGCTGCACCGATGAAGGGCCAGCGTGAAGCCTCAAGAAGGAAGTCTGCTTTTTCTGCGCCAGCCCCATCAGCTGCCACTCCAACTCCGGCTGCAGAATCCTCGCAAAATCAGGCAAACCAGGCTGCAAGGCCGACTCCAGCTCCAGCACCTTCGCCCAATCAGGTAACGCAGGCGAATCGGGCTGCTACACCAACGCAGGCTGCAGTACATTCGCCAAATCAGGCAACGCAGGCCGCTCCCACGACAACACAGCCTACGCCCACGGCAACACAGACTGCGCCCTCGCCAAATTATGCTGCTGCTCAGACTCAGGCTCAGGCTGCTGCGCCCTCAACGACGCAGGCAAGCTCTGCTGCTCCTTCTCAGGCAGCTGCTGCCACTCCAACGCAGCATCATTCTTCCGCATCTTCCTCGGCTCCTTCCGAAGAACCGGCAAAAAAGCAGCAAGAGCAGAGAGAAGATCGGCCTGAAGTGGAGGGAATTCTTGAAATAGCGGAAGGCGGTTTCGGTTTCCTTAGATTCCACAATTTCTTGACCAGCGATAAGGATGTTTACGTCTCACCTTCTCAAATCAGAAGATTTAATCTCAAAACGGGAGATAAATTAAAAGGAATCACAAGACGGCCAAACGAAGGCGAAAAGTTTGGTGCTTTGCTTTATGTCAACACCGTCAACGGAGATGAACCTGGCGTTGCCATAAGGAGGCCGGATTTTGATGACCTTACTCCGATCTTCCCCAACCAGAGAATTACACTGGAAAGCGGAGCGACGGAGCTTTCGATGCGTCTCATTGACCTTGTGGCCCCTATCGGAAAGGGTCAGAGAGGATTGATTGTAGCGCCTCCGAAGGCGGGAAAAACAGTGCTCTTGAAAAAGGTTGCAAACAGCATAGAGAAAATTTATCCGGACATCGAAATGATTGTACTTCTTGTAGATGAACGTCCGGAGGAAGTAACCGATATGCAAAGGTCTATTGGTGGTGAGGTAATCTATTCTACCTTTGACGAGCTTCCCCAAAATCATGTAAAGGTTGCAGAGATGGTTCTTGCGAGAGCCCAGCGTTTAGTGGAGCACGGAAAAGACGTGGTCATTCTTCTTGATAGTATCACAAGGCTTGCGAGAGCCTACAATTTGGTAATTCCGCCAACAGGGCGTACTCTTTCCGGAGGCCTTGATCCCGGTGCGCTTCATAAACCGAAAAAATTCTTCGGAGCGGCCAGAAAGATGGAAGAGGGCGGAAGCATCACCATTCTTGCTACTGCGCTGATTGAAACCGGAAGCCGTATGGACGACATGATCTTTGAAGAATTCAAAGGTACGGGAAATATGGAACTCCATCTGGACAGAAAGCTCTCCGAAAAGAGAATCTTCCCGGCCATCAACCTGAATAAATCGGGAACCAGAAGAGAAGATCTTCTGATGAGCCAGGAGGAGCTGGAAGCGGTTTGGACCATGAGACGAGCCATGTCCAATATCGGAACTCAGGAAGTTACGGAAAATATCATTGATCAGCTTGCTCATACAAAGAACAACGCCGATTTCATCAGGATTATTAAAAAAACAAAGCTGGAGGCGTAA
- a CDS encoding class I SAM-dependent methyltransferase — MGLKQRKIETNAGIQNELTVELFDQFARGMRDKGWNGVESFIKAGITGGRVLEIGPGPGYVGLEWLKSAKNATLTGLEISPAMIRIAEGNAKEYNLAHRVSYTQGNCMSMPFPDYCYDAVFSNGSLHEWEDPILALREIHRVLKPGGIFCISDLRRDVNLLTKGFLYFSARPKEIRPGMLTSLSAAYTIKEAEQLIASSNFQEILVHKDFCGLTVSGRKPR, encoded by the coding sequence ATGGGCTTAAAACAAAGGAAAATTGAAACCAATGCGGGAATACAAAATGAGCTGACAGTTGAACTATTTGACCAGTTTGCAAGAGGAATGAGAGATAAGGGTTGGAACGGTGTAGAAAGCTTTATTAAGGCAGGAATCACAGGCGGCAGGGTTCTGGAGATTGGACCTGGCCCCGGTTATGTCGGGCTGGAATGGCTAAAGAGTGCGAAGAACGCTACATTGACTGGGTTAGAGATCAGTCCGGCTATGATTCGCATTGCAGAAGGAAATGCAAAAGAATATAACCTTGCTCATCGGGTGAGCTACACACAAGGAAACTGCATGTCTATGCCGTTTCCCGATTATTGCTATGATGCTGTATTTTCCAATGGCTCTCTTCATGAATGGGAGGACCCCATTCTGGCGCTTCGCGAAATCCATCGGGTGCTAAAGCCAGGTGGAATCTTCTGTATTTCCGACCTCCGCCGAGATGTAAATCTCCTGACCAAAGGCTTTCTTTACTTTTCTGCAAGGCCAAAGGAGATACGACCCGGCATGCTTACATCTCTATCTGCAGCCTATACCATAAAGGAGGCGGAGCAGTTAATCGCGTCCTCCAATTTTCAGGAGATCTTGGTTCACAAGGATTTTTGCGGGCTCACCGTATCGGGACGAAAACCGAGATAG
- a CDS encoding tyrosine--tRNA ligase, which translates to METAQERNVYDVLKERGLIKQTTHEDQIRELLGKEKVTFYIGFDPTADSLHVGHFMQIIIMMYMQKYGHKPIALVGGGTAMVGDPSGRTDMRQMMTKDTIRENSDKFKKTFGKFINFDDDKAIIVNNADWLLELNYVEFIRDIGRHFSVNRMLTAECFKQRLETGLSFLEFNYMLMQSYDFLELYRRHNCKMQFGGDDQWSNIIQGVDLVRREMGEQVFGMTFALLLTSEGKKMGKTQKGALWLDPEKTSPYEFYQYWRNVEDADVRTCLSMLTFLPMEQVEELSALKDAEINKAKEILAFEVTKLVHGEEEAAKAQDAARALFSGGASLENVPKTQIPASRFEGEGVGVVGLIAELKLVSSKGDGFRTIEQGGLTIDDVKVTDAKLMITKDMFQDGKILIKKGKKTFHLVELL; encoded by the coding sequence ATGGAAACAGCACAAGAGAGAAACGTATACGACGTTCTAAAGGAAAGAGGCCTAATCAAGCAGACAACCCATGAGGATCAAATTCGTGAACTGCTGGGCAAGGAAAAGGTGACCTTCTATATTGGGTTTGACCCCACGGCAGACAGTCTTCATGTAGGACACTTCATGCAGATCATCATTATGATGTACATGCAGAAATACGGTCATAAGCCTATCGCACTTGTTGGGGGCGGCACTGCCATGGTAGGGGATCCTTCCGGCAGAACAGACATGCGGCAGATGATGACCAAGGACACCATCAGAGAAAATAGCGATAAGTTTAAGAAGACCTTCGGTAAGTTTATCAATTTTGATGACGACAAGGCCATTATTGTCAATAATGCGGATTGGCTCCTGGAGCTAAATTACGTTGAGTTTATCAGAGATATCGGAAGACATTTCTCCGTCAACAGAATGCTTACGGCAGAGTGCTTTAAGCAGCGTCTTGAGACGGGACTTTCCTTCTTGGAATTCAATTATATGCTCATGCAGTCCTACGATTTCCTGGAACTGTACAGACGTCACAATTGTAAAATGCAGTTTGGCGGAGACGATCAGTGGTCCAACATCATTCAGGGCGTTGATCTTGTAAGACGTGAAATGGGCGAGCAGGTTTTCGGAATGACCTTTGCGCTGCTTCTTACCAGTGAAGGAAAGAAGATGGGCAAAACTCAGAAGGGTGCGCTCTGGCTTGATCCGGAGAAGACATCTCCTTACGAGTTCTATCAGTACTGGAGAAATGTTGAGGATGCTGACGTAAGAACCTGTCTTTCCATGCTGACGTTCCTGCCAATGGAACAAGTGGAAGAGCTTTCAGCACTCAAGGATGCAGAAATTAATAAAGCCAAAGAAATCCTCGCATTCGAGGTGACTAAGCTGGTTCATGGAGAAGAAGAGGCTGCTAAGGCTCAGGATGCGGCAAGAGCATTGTTTTCCGGAGGAGCAAGTCTTGAAAACGTGCCCAAAACTCAGATTCCTGCTTCCCGCTTTGAAGGCGAAGGCGTTGGTGTTGTAGGTCTCATTGCAGAACTGAAGCTCGTATCCAGCAAGGGTGACGGTTTCAGAACCATTGAGCAGGGCGGACTGACCATCGACGACGTAAAAGTCACAGATGCTAAACTGATGATTACCAAGGATATGTTCCAGGATGGCAAGATCCTGATCAAAAAAGGAAAGAAGACGTTCCACTTGGTTGAACTCTTATAA
- the rpiB gene encoding ribose 5-phosphate isomerase B, with amino-acid sequence MKIALAADHGGFELKEKVKVYLLDKGYEVLDLGSDNGEISVDYPNYGKLCGETVVKGEADKGIVVCGTGIGISIAANKVKGIRCALCTNVFMAEMASKHNNANILSLGGRVLDTELALEIVHTWLTTEFEGGRHQTRVDMLDCI; translated from the coding sequence ATGAAAATTGCTTTGGCTGCAGATCATGGCGGCTTCGAACTCAAGGAAAAGGTGAAGGTTTATCTGCTGGACAAGGGCTATGAGGTGCTTGATTTGGGCAGTGATAACGGGGAGATCTCAGTGGATTATCCAAACTATGGGAAACTCTGTGGTGAAACCGTTGTTAAGGGAGAAGCGGACAAAGGGATTGTCGTATGCGGAACCGGAATCGGTATTTCCATCGCGGCCAACAAGGTCAAAGGAATCCGCTGCGCTCTTTGCACCAATGTTTTCATGGCAGAAATGGCCAGCAAACACAACAATGCCAATATTCTTTCTCTCGGAGGAAGAGTGCTTGACACAGAGCTTGCGCTTGAAATTGTTCATACTTGGCTTACTACGGAATTTGAAGGAGGCCGGCACCAAACAAGAGTCGATATGCTTGACTGCATATAA
- a CDS encoding uracil phosphoribosyltransferase, with translation MGKVYVFDHPLIQHKTAMIRDKNTSVKDFRELVREISMLMAYEVTRDLPLMDVEVETPLCKATLKMLQGEDIAIVPILRAGLGMVDGMLELIPNAKVGHIGLYRDPETHLPVEYYCKLPSDIGNRQVIVVDPMLATGGSAAAAIDFIKDRGAKKVAFMCLIAAPEGIEVLQEKHPDVDIYIAAKDSYLNDHKYIVPGLGDAGDRLFGTK, from the coding sequence ATGGGAAAAGTTTATGTATTTGATCATCCGTTAATTCAGCACAAAACTGCAATGATTCGTGATAAAAACACCAGCGTTAAGGATTTTAGAGAGCTTGTGAGAGAAATTTCAATGCTCATGGCTTATGAAGTAACCAGGGATCTTCCGTTAATGGATGTGGAAGTTGAAACGCCCCTTTGTAAGGCTACCTTGAAGATGCTTCAGGGTGAGGATATCGCCATTGTACCTATTTTAAGAGCAGGCCTGGGCATGGTTGACGGAATGCTGGAACTGATCCCCAACGCAAAAGTGGGACATATCGGCTTATATCGTGACCCGGAGACTCATCTGCCGGTAGAATATTATTGCAAATTACCTTCCGACATCGGAAACAGACAGGTGATCGTTGTAGATCCCATGCTGGCAACAGGCGGCTCCGCAGCGGCAGCCATCGATTTTATCAAGGACAGAGGTGCAAAGAAAGTGGCGTTTATGTGTCTGATTGCAGCACCTGAGGGAATTGAAGTATTACAGGAAAAGCATCCTGATGTTGACATCTACATTGCAGCCAAAGACAGCTACCTCAACGATCACAAGTATATCGTGCCGGGTCTTGGTGATGCAGGAGACAGATTATTCGGAACGAAATGA